A single window of Dermacentor albipictus isolate Rhodes 1998 colony chromosome 1, USDA_Dalb.pri_finalv2, whole genome shotgun sequence DNA harbors:
- the LOC135906932 gene encoding probable transcriptional regulatory protein OEOE_0768, whose translation MLANAISRLPLNVLRVTESPVAQCLVRNTIRTAHSLALVSTSCAGMPALNRLFREPRDVAGRIWESRRYAGHSHWQNIRHIKAAKDAHKMSMTDKYMRIIEVAVKAGGGSTDPKLNRALANAIENAKKTQVVSNASIEQAIRRGAGIDKPKNLKSANYEIVMEHGVLLVLDVETGNISKFGNELKQILKKHTCRQARGVKEQFQQKGFVRVSGREDGGTLDPDTALEVGIEHGAEDVVEIDGESKMCEFLCHPNDYFALSKALTSNGYVIAECGLKFVPHVPITVPEEHLEVVVKLCDELEGHSDIVAVHTNIA comes from the coding sequence ATGCTCGCCAACGCTATTTCTCGACTGCCCTTGAATGTCCTTCGCGTGACTGAATCTCCGGTTGCTCAATGCTTGGTGAGAAACACAATAAGGACAGCACATTCTCTCGCCCTTGTGAGTACCTCTTGTGCCGGCATGCCGGCGCTAAATCGCCTCTTTCGGGAACCACGGGACGTCGCCGGTCGCATTTGGGAAAGCCGACGTTACGCGGGGCACAGCCACTGGCAAAACATCCGTCACATCAAGGCGGCCAAAGACGCACATAAGATGTCCATGACGGACAAGTACATGCGCATCATCGAAGTCGCTGTGAAAGCCGGCGGTGGGAGCACAGATCCGAAGCTAAACCGCGCGCTGGCGAATGCGATCGAGAATGCGAAGAAAACACAGGTCGTATCCAACGCGAGCATCGAGCAAGCGATACGGCGGGGAGCAGGCATTGACAAGCCGAAAAACCTGAAGAGCGCAAACTATGAAATCGTTATGGAGCATGGTGTGCTGCTTGTTCTAGACGTCGAGACGGGAAATATAAGCAAATTCGGGAACGAACTGAAGCAGATCCTCAAGAAGCACACGTGCAGACAAGCGCGAGGTGTCAAGGAACAGTTCCAGCAAAAGGGCTTCGTGCGGGTCTCGGGTCGGGAGGACGGCGGCACCTTGGACCCCGATACTGCTCTTGAGGTGGGCATCGAGCACGGCGCCGAAGACGTGGTCGAGATCGACGGCGAGTCCAAGATGTGCGAGTTCCTGTGCCACCCTAACGACTATTTCGCCCTTTCCAAAGCGCTGACCTCCAACGGCTACGTGATAGCCGAGTGCGGCCTGAAGTTCGTACCCCATGTACCCATCACTGTCCCCGAAGAACACTTGGAAGTAGTTGTTAAACTTTGCGACGAGCTTGAGGGACACTCCGACATCGTCGCGGTTCACACTAACATCGCGTAG
- the mRpS29 gene encoding small ribosomal subunit protein mS29, translated as MALKISRLLLRSKPGRHARLCAKCLATQVAVAPENNFPHFRTLESNPTNHTIDHEAKFYTVPEHVQKSFFEVYKVPKKFQVLSEMFAEMSIMVRQPFLEVKSYIESYDYSLPALRIMLYGQMGCGKALTQAHLLHYAAVNNWIIVSKEWAAHWVKRPKDNAQNASDEALMDSPIDAAVWMQNFRVLNAARLKELNLTTTQTYNWSEREATQKGEPLTNIVDHGVERMKHACSCMAALLQEIKVHTDSGRMKTMVIVKGVNSFWQDTYLRRLDKSYIAAKDLTIVRNFKEILKNDWRNAAIVVSVDQAAMSLKHLGFTHENVPCYYPKYLLGLEGFEFFEPFIPVHVPKYSEKEIESCLDYYLDRGYIQNPNGWTEEGKAELKFLSGYNPRELGRICRWR; from the exons ATGGCTCTGAAAATCAGCC GCTTGCTGCTTCGGTCGAAACCAGGGAGACATGCGCGTTTGTGCGCAAAATGTCTTGCGACTCAAGTCGCTGTTGCTCCTGAAAATAATTTTCCTCACTTCAGAACATTGGAGTCCAATCCT ACAAATCACACCATCGATCACGAAGCGAAGTTCTACACAGTTCCTGAACATGTACAGAAATCATTTTTCGAAGTTTACAAGGTGCCGAAGAAGTTTCAGGTGTTG AGTGAAATGTTTGCAGAGATGTCCATCATGGTGCGGCAGCCATTTCTTGAAGTTAAGTCGTACATCGAGTCATACGACTATTCACTCCCGGCCCTAAGGATCATGCTTT ATGGCCAAATGGGCTGTGGGAAAGCACTCACACAGGCTCATCTGTTGCACTATGCAGCGGTGAACAACTGGATTATTGTTTCGAAAGAGTGGG CTGCCCATTGGGTCAAAAGGCCAAAGGACAATGCCCAGAATGCAAGTGATGAAGCTCTGATGGACTCGCCGATTGACGCAGCCGTCTGGATGCAGAATTTTCGAGTCCTCAATGCTGCACGGCTGAAAGAGCTGAAC CTGACCACCACACAGACCTACAACTGGTCTGAACGAGAAGCTACACAGAAGGGAGAACCGTTGACAAACATAGTGGATCAT GGGGTTGAACGCATGAAGCACGCATGCAGCTGTATGGCTGCTCTCCTGCAAGAGATCAAGGTGCACACCGACTCTGGGAG GATGAAAACCATGGTCATTGTCAAAGGCGTCAACAGCTTCTGGCAGGACACCTATCTCCGTCGACTCGATAAATCTTAT ATTGCAGCAAAGGACCTGACTATAGTGAGGAATTTCAAAGAAATTCTTAAGAATGACTGG AGGAATGCAGCCATAGTCGTGAGTGTAGATCAGGCTGCCATGTCCTTGAAGCACCTTGGATTCACACATGAGAATGTACCCTGTTACTATCCGAAATACCTTCTGGGCCTTGAG GGGTTTGAGTTTTTTGAGCCATTTATACCGGTTCATGTGCCCAAATACAGTGAGAAGGAAATTGAAAGTTGCCTTGACTACTACCTTGATCGTGGTTATATTCAAAACCCAAATG GTTGGACAGAAGAAGGCAAAGCTGAGTTGAAATTCTTAAGTGGTTACAACCCCAGAGAACTTGGAAGGATCTGTCGGTGGCGGTGA